The DNA segment GAGCGCGGAAAACCGAGCAGGTATGCCGAAAGAAGACGCGATCGAGGTAACCGGCACCGTGTTGGAAACGCTCCCGAACGCCATGTTTCGGGTGGAGCTGGACAACGGCCACAAAGTGTTGGCCCATATCTCGGGAAAAATGAGGATGCATTACATCAAGATTCTCCCGGGCGACAAAGTCAAAATCGAGCTCTCGCCCTACGACTTGGCCAGGGGCAGGATCATCTACCGGGAGAGATAGGCGACAGATGAAGGTACGAGCATCGGTTAAAAAGATCTGCAACAAATGCAAGGTGATCCGGCGCAAGGGAGTCGTGCGCGTGGTTTGCGTCAACACCCGGCACAAGCAGAGGCAAGGATAAATAATTTTAGATTTTCGATTTCAGCCAAAGGACTGATCAGCCTCAGGCTGAGCCGATTTTCGATTGAATCGTTCGACTGAGCTCACGACGAAGTCTAAAATCCAAAATCTAAAATCGAAAATGGGCGGTCGGGATTAAAGGGGGGAAAGATGGCGCGCATAGCCGGAGTGGATTTGCCCAAGAACAAGCGCATGGAGATCGCGCTTACTTATATTTACGGCATCGGCCGGAGCAACTCGAGAAAGATTCTCCAGTCGGCCGGGATCTCCTTTGACACCAAGACCGACAACTTGACCGACGACGAGGTAGTGAAGATCCGCCAGCTGATCGATCAGGGCCACAAGGTGGAAGGCGATCTCC comes from the Candidatus Binatia bacterium genome and includes:
- the rpsM gene encoding 30S ribosomal protein S13, whose amino-acid sequence is MARIAGVDLPKNKRMEIALTYIYGIGRSNSRKILQSAGISFDTKTDNLTDDEVVKIRQLIDQGHKVEGDLRREVSQNIKRHVDVGSYRGIRHRKGLPVRGQRTHTNARTRKGPRKTVAGKKTAPSKG
- the infA gene encoding translation initiation factor IF-1, producing MPKEDAIEVTGTVLETLPNAMFRVELDNGHKVLAHISGKMRMHYIKILPGDKVKIELSPYDLARGRIIYRER
- the rpmJ gene encoding 50S ribosomal protein L36 → MKVRASVKKICNKCKVIRRKGVVRVVCVNTRHKQRQG